Proteins encoded within one genomic window of Aerococcus viridans:
- a CDS encoding heavy metal translocating P-type ATPase, with protein MQQTILKHKNHITVISGLLISIGFIAHFIFTNTVIFNSAFITASILGVIPIAIQAYQAMKVKVVSIDVLVTIAVIGAFFIQNYEESAIVTFLFLFGSYLEQRTLKQTRSAIKELTEMAPETAFKQLDGGQFEEVGIDEVVEGDILLVKTGAKIPVDGRVTTGKGHVNEANITGESLPLKKEKGDEVFAGTIMDNGTIQIVADRIGEDSTFGRIIELVEEAQDSKSEAERFIDQFSRWYTPVVLIIGLLVWVVTKDTALAVTVLVLGCPGALVIGVPVSNVAGIGNGAKNGILFKGSEVISHFANVDTVLFDKTGTLTEGKPEVGEFVYYGNNQEEDLSLLYSVERESDHPLAVAITNKLAQYKLRPVERTRVIKGGGIIAHVDGHIVAVGNKNLMEQERIPLSDEVLKKLDTLERDGSSIVLTAIDHQLMILMGIRDQVRPGVKQDLQKLKSLGVKNLIVLSGDNQGTVNLVKKELGLTEAHGDMLPEDKQSFLKERQSNGEIVAFIGDGVNDSPSLATAEVGIAMGNGTDVAIESSDIVLMNSNFNRLPHALGLAKGTYANMRQNILIAVGVVIILLFSLIFSEWMSMSIGMLVHEASILVVILNAMRLRGYQLK; from the coding sequence ATGCAACAGACTATTTTGAAACATAAAAATCATATTACGGTTATTAGTGGTTTACTTATCAGTATAGGTTTTATTGCACATTTCATTTTTACTAATACGGTTATCTTTAATAGTGCTTTTATTACTGCTTCCATATTAGGTGTTATACCCATTGCAATACAGGCTTATCAGGCTATGAAAGTAAAAGTAGTGAGTATTGATGTTTTAGTCACGATAGCGGTTATTGGCGCTTTCTTTATCCAAAATTACGAAGAGTCAGCTATTGTTACTTTTCTATTTTTATTTGGCTCATATTTAGAACAGCGTACACTTAAGCAAACGCGATCTGCTATTAAAGAATTGACGGAAATGGCGCCAGAGACTGCTTTTAAGCAATTGGACGGGGGACAATTTGAAGAAGTAGGTATTGATGAAGTAGTGGAAGGAGATATTCTCTTAGTCAAAACTGGGGCTAAGATTCCAGTAGATGGTAGGGTAACTACTGGAAAGGGACATGTAAATGAGGCTAATATCACCGGCGAATCTTTACCTCTAAAGAAAGAGAAAGGTGACGAAGTATTTGCCGGTACCATTATGGATAATGGGACTATTCAAATAGTCGCTGATAGAATTGGAGAGGATTCTACATTTGGTCGAATTATTGAATTAGTAGAAGAAGCACAAGATTCTAAATCAGAAGCTGAACGATTTATTGACCAGTTCTCTCGTTGGTATACACCTGTGGTACTTATCATTGGGCTATTAGTCTGGGTAGTAACTAAAGATACGGCACTAGCAGTTACTGTATTAGTACTTGGTTGTCCAGGAGCCTTGGTCATTGGTGTACCTGTTTCAAACGTGGCGGGTATAGGAAATGGTGCAAAGAATGGTATTTTGTTTAAAGGGTCAGAAGTGATTAGTCATTTTGCGAATGTAGATACAGTCCTATTTGATAAAACAGGTACCTTAACTGAAGGAAAGCCAGAAGTGGGCGAATTCGTTTACTATGGTAATAATCAAGAGGAGGATTTATCCCTTTTATACTCAGTTGAAAGGGAATCTGACCATCCCTTAGCAGTCGCTATTACGAATAAGTTAGCGCAATATAAACTACGACCTGTAGAGCGTACACGGGTTATAAAAGGTGGGGGCATAATTGCTCACGTTGATGGACACATCGTTGCAGTAGGGAATAAAAACTTAATGGAACAAGAAAGGATACCACTATCTGATGAAGTGCTTAAAAAATTAGATACATTAGAAAGAGACGGTAGTTCAATTGTATTAACAGCAATTGATCATCAGTTAATGATTTTAATGGGAATCCGTGACCAGGTTCGACCAGGTGTTAAACAAGACCTACAAAAATTAAAATCACTTGGTGTTAAAAATCTGATTGTATTATCAGGGGATAATCAAGGTACAGTTAATTTAGTTAAAAAAGAGCTAGGATTAACCGAGGCCCACGGCGATATGCTGCCTGAGGATAAGCAGTCATTTCTAAAAGAAAGGCAGTCTAATGGTGAAATTGTTGCTTTTATTGGTGATGGTGTGAACGATAGCCCCTCTCTAGCTACTGCAGAAGTAGGGATAGCTATGGGAAATGGAACAGATGTAGCCATTGAAAGTTCAGATATTGTTTTGATGAATTCCAATTTTAATCGTCTCCCCCATGCTTTAGGTTTAGCTAAAGGGACATATGCGAATATGCGACAAAATATTCTTATTGCTGTTGGTGTGGTGATAATATTACTCTTTAG
- a CDS encoding IS1380 family transposase, protein MATLHENRLLFNSNVTVSHSGGNLSSDSGLILAKEFMNKFEFSQILCKNIQIQDDRLYHVHENESILEQIILQLIAGYPTDSSANILATDPIFQAVLSKKRLASQSSISRFWDRISTENIVQLQKVNQILIDKARTIRNTNEMIFDLDSTHSDTFGNQEMTDYNAHYQTTGYHPLVAFDGLTGDFLKAELRSGNVYTSKGVAAFTRPLFEHYHSVTPVSTIMVRADSGFAMPDLYELCEEYDSLYTIRLKSNRNLYRIADQFVTIKDHHDWSKKEVHYYNATYQAKSWGKSRRICIKSTREASELLFRHEFIITNFSKDVSPEMVFQTYSKRGTMENYIKDAKNGFYLDKTDSPRFIENHARMIVSLLAYNIVNFMRTLCFTNETKGYQVSTIRLFLFKIAGKIVHSGRRQYLKLSSYHVYQKLFYRILQNIQVLQC, encoded by the coding sequence ATGGCAACTTTACACGAAAATCGTCTACTTTTCAATTCAAATGTTACAGTATCTCACTCTGGTGGAAATTTGTCCTCAGATTCCGGCTTAATATTAGCAAAAGAATTCATGAACAAATTTGAGTTTAGCCAAATCTTATGTAAAAACATCCAGATTCAAGATGACCGACTGTATCATGTTCATGAAAATGAATCTATTCTGGAACAAATCATCTTGCAGTTGATTGCAGGCTATCCTACAGATTCTTCAGCCAATATATTAGCAACGGATCCTATCTTTCAAGCTGTTTTAAGCAAAAAGCGGTTGGCTTCACAGTCATCCATTTCTCGCTTTTGGGATCGGATATCAACAGAAAATATCGTCCAGCTACAAAAGGTTAACCAGATTTTGATTGATAAAGCACGGACGATTCGAAATACGAACGAAATGATTTTCGATTTAGATTCTACTCACAGTGATACCTTTGGAAACCAAGAAATGACCGATTATAATGCGCATTACCAGACAACCGGTTATCATCCACTCGTTGCCTTTGATGGTCTTACCGGAGACTTTCTTAAAGCAGAACTTCGTTCTGGAAATGTCTACACCTCAAAAGGCGTCGCAGCATTTACTCGTCCATTATTTGAGCATTATCACTCTGTGACACCAGTAAGCACTATTATGGTACGTGCAGATAGTGGATTCGCAATGCCTGATTTGTATGAGCTTTGTGAAGAGTACGATAGTTTGTATACTATCCGTTTGAAATCCAATCGTAATCTGTACAGAATCGCTGATCAATTCGTTACCATTAAGGATCATCACGATTGGAGTAAGAAAGAAGTTCATTACTATAACGCCACTTATCAAGCAAAGTCATGGGGAAAATCCAGAAGGATCTGCATAAAATCAACCAGAGAAGCTAGTGAATTGCTTTTTAGACATGAATTCATCATTACTAATTTTTCAAAAGACGTCTCTCCAGAAATGGTTTTCCAAACGTATTCAAAAAGAGGAACGATGGAAAATTACATTAAGGACGCAAAAAACGGCTTTTACTTGGATAAAACAGATAGCCCACGTTTTATAGAAAATCATGCTCGTATGATCGTAAGCCTATTGGCTTACAATATCGTGAACTTCATGCGGACACTGTGTTTTACCAATGAAACGAAAGGGTATCAGGTTTCTACTATTCGCTTATTTCTCTTTAAAATTGCTGGAAAGATAGTTCATTCCGGAAGAAGACAATACTTGAAATTAAGTAGTTACCATGTTTACCAGAAGCTATTTTATCGGATTCTACAAAACATTCAGGTACTGCAGTGTTAG
- a CDS encoding super-infection exclusion protein B, with protein sequence MSDNFFNSLFDFLSKPISLGILIAFFMTSLTLLTGRIFLSQEIINNLGLSTFYEQYMPLVLITFFISFFLLIAQLVPMLYKKYQNKKAKKNLEKIHKELFEDPDCQEILLELYRQRNNPVLLPEHNQKVMLMRQNGMIVRVTNQIMGSAYDLINPKFPYVLQTFTEKKIKEKLEKK encoded by the coding sequence ATGTCCGATAATTTTTTTAATTCTTTGTTTGATTTTCTTAGCAAACCAATAAGTCTAGGAATATTAATAGCTTTTTTTATGACATCTCTCACACTACTGACAGGACGTATATTTTTATCTCAAGAAATCATTAATAACTTAGGTTTATCTACCTTTTATGAGCAGTACATGCCCTTAGTTTTAATCACATTTTTCATATCATTTTTCCTTTTAATTGCTCAACTTGTTCCAATGCTTTATAAGAAATATCAAAATAAAAAAGCTAAAAAGAACTTAGAAAAAATACACAAAGAGTTGTTCGAAGATCCTGATTGCCAAGAAATTCTACTTGAATTATATCGTCAAAGAAATAACCCAGTTCTTTTACCGGAACATAATCAAAAAGTTATGTTAATGCGGCAAAATGGAATGATTGTCCGAGTAACTAATCAAATAATGGGTTCGGCATATGATTTAATAAATCCTAAATTTCCCTATGTTCTGCAAACATTCACAGAAAAAAAGATAAAAGAAAAACTAGAGAAAAAATAA
- a CDS encoding replication initiation factor domain-containing protein — protein sequence MVIPPAIFFDYSILFDSRFKTLQQNPPTKSTNFYGVDGKVETKYFGSRRSDRYIRIYNKKQQLLDVFENQIADKDYWRIEFELKHSRTEEWKNCVEDIHILQPDWSTLDKVDDQMKIYALINQPNFWGKISRNSKYKYKNMIKNISPINLGNQLREQFKAEENRLEYELNFWLGY from the coding sequence ATCGTCATTCCTCCTGCTATCTTTTTCGATTATTCTATCTTATTTGATAGTAGATTTAAAACTTTGCAACAGAACCCTCCTACTAAATCAACTAATTTTTATGGGGTTGATGGGAAAGTAGAAACTAAATATTTTGGTTCTCGTAGGTCTGATAGGTACATTAGAATTTATAATAAAAAGCAGCAATTGCTTGATGTTTTTGAAAATCAAATTGCAGATAAAGATTATTGGAGAATTGAATTTGAATTAAAACATTCAAGGACTGAAGAATGGAAAAATTGTGTTGAAGATATACATATACTTCAACCAGATTGGTCTACTTTAGATAAAGTTGATGACCAAATGAAAATTTATGCTTTGATAAATCAGCCGAATTTTTGGGGAAAAATTTCTCGAAATTCTAAATATAAATATAAAAACATGATCAAAAATATTTCGCCGATAAATTTAGGAAACCAACTTCGTGAACAATTTAAAGCAGAAGAAAATAGATTGGAATATGAATTGAACTTTTGGTTAGGATATTAA
- a CDS encoding class A sortase has product MKNKIKKLIAYFSLSLAFILIISGATGYLIMGSEGDPESAIKLVEKELSKSAHARQKRINQANYDEEVDFARGAEIAEAKKNYHSTIEKYGIGSIYMPKANISVPILAGTSEWNLFNGVATARANQELGEGLFIGFSHNLVNDTLLKNIDQMTPGDYIYASDFEDVYTYKVIAQEVVHETNKNYFVEPAEDERGRMLLYRCEGGYGTDYRRVLYSEFVSKEPVFKTEDNILKGLNIESDAASDSDEEKEITDEGLELKGRDEELSVFDRLRKKVVQSISQYDVLNNYFLTVYAQVDRQPLLFTAFVFLLFALYRFL; this is encoded by the coding sequence ATGAAAAATAAAATAAAAAAACTGATTGCTTACTTCTCTTTAAGTTTAGCTTTTATTTTAATCATCTCTGGTGCGACAGGTTATCTTATTATGGGAAGTGAAGGCGACCCTGAATCAGCTATTAAGCTAGTAGAAAAAGAGCTGTCAAAATCAGCTCATGCCCGACAAAAAAGAATCAATCAAGCAAACTATGATGAGGAAGTTGATTTTGCAAGAGGTGCTGAAATAGCTGAGGCTAAAAAAAATTATCATTCGACAATTGAAAAATATGGAATTGGTTCAATTTATATGCCAAAAGCGAATATATCAGTTCCTATACTTGCTGGAACGAGTGAATGGAACCTTTTTAATGGAGTTGCTACAGCTAGAGCTAATCAAGAGTTGGGAGAAGGTTTATTTATTGGTTTTTCTCATAATTTAGTAAATGATACCTTACTAAAAAATATTGATCAAATGACTCCAGGTGATTATATCTATGCAAGTGATTTTGAGGATGTCTACACCTATAAAGTAATAGCCCAAGAAGTCGTACATGAGACAAATAAGAATTATTTTGTAGAACCTGCTGAGGATGAACGAGGGAGAATGCTGCTTTATCGTTGTGAAGGCGGTTATGGTACGGATTACAGAAGAGTTTTGTATTCTGAGTTTGTAAGTAAAGAGCCTGTCTTTAAAACAGAAGATAACATTCTCAAGGGTTTAAATATTGAGTCGGATGCAGCTTCAGATTCTGATGAGGAAAAAGAGATTACAGATGAAGGACTAGAGTTGAAAGGTAGAGATGAGGAACTAAGTGTTTTTGATCGTCTAAGGAAGAAAGTTGTTCAATCTATTAGCCAATATGATGTGTTAAATAATTATTTCTTAACAGTATATGCTCAGGTAGATCGTCAGCCACTGCTTTTTACAGCTTTTGTTTTTTTATTATTTGCTTTATATCGGTTTTTATAA
- a CDS encoding ISL3 family transposase: protein MLIQNDNRNYTGIQDKNIIFESPSTKMSTIKGKKALIIHAKLTYKPKACLKCGIVNESYTVIKNGTQTSMIRLCNDHHAARYLKLKKQRFYCKSCCETFMAETHLVKRHCFISNIVKADVISEATKANSVKNIAERSGVSWHTVQRLINHAAKEASPFYNDLPSHLSFDEFKYRKGTLAFDYINAETGRILGIVPGTTNIIIKRHFISRYSIKERNQVKTITIDMNSGYISCIKELFPKADIIIDRFHIVQLIGRSMNKSRISLMNQLRTNTEDQKKYRRLKRHWRLFLKKEKLISYTTYKPYKLFGMRTEFGILNEMLDYNSTFKENYQLYQSLLKAVNDNDYHTFKRILNKDYKDISHYMSVSLKTLRKHQHSIKNTFRYPFSNGRIEGNHNKIKVLNRVAYGFRNLGNYIDRIILHFNLRKNPANENQLAFFNKRVDLRFNIRLYLVTNVI from the coding sequence TTGCTTATACAAAATGATAATCGAAATTACACTGGTATTCAAGATAAAAATATTATTTTTGAAAGTCCTTCTACCAAGATGAGTACTATTAAAGGGAAAAAAGCATTAATAATTCATGCTAAATTAACTTATAAGCCTAAGGCGTGTCTTAAATGTGGCATTGTCAATGAATCCTACACAGTGATTAAAAATGGAACTCAAACTTCTATGATAAGACTCTGTAATGACCATCATGCTGCTCGATACCTAAAGCTAAAAAAACAACGATTTTACTGTAAGTCATGTTGCGAAACATTTATGGCTGAAACTCATCTTGTTAAAAGACATTGTTTTATCTCTAATATTGTGAAGGCTGATGTGATTAGTGAAGCGACTAAAGCCAATTCTGTTAAAAATATTGCTGAACGATCTGGCGTTTCCTGGCACACTGTTCAACGTTTAATAAATCATGCTGCTAAAGAAGCCAGTCCATTCTATAACGATTTACCGTCTCATTTATCATTTGATGAGTTTAAATATAGAAAAGGGACACTTGCTTTTGACTATATCAATGCTGAAACGGGACGTATCCTAGGGATAGTTCCTGGGACGACTAATATCATTATTAAGAGACACTTTATTTCTCGCTATAGTATTAAAGAAAGAAATCAAGTAAAAACAATCACCATTGACATGAATTCAGGTTATATTTCCTGTATTAAAGAGCTATTTCCCAAAGCCGATATTATTATTGACCGCTTCCATATTGTTCAATTAATTGGTCGTTCTATGAATAAATCACGCATTAGCCTAATGAACCAGCTTAGGACAAACACTGAGGATCAAAAGAAATATCGACGATTAAAACGTCATTGGCGCCTGTTCTTAAAGAAAGAAAAACTCATCAGTTATACAACTTATAAGCCATACAAACTTTTTGGAATGCGAACTGAATTTGGTATTTTAAACGAAATGCTTGACTATAACAGTACTTTTAAAGAAAATTATCAGCTTTATCAATCATTACTTAAAGCCGTTAATGACAATGATTACCACACTTTTAAACGAATTCTGAATAAAGATTATAAAGATATCTCACATTACATGTCAGTTAGTTTGAAAACACTCAGAAAACATCAACACTCTATTAAAAATACCTTTAGGTATCCTTTTTCTAATGGCCGAATTGAAGGAAATCATAATAAAATTAAAGTATTAAATCGTGTTGCTTATGGCTTTCGTAATTTAGGTAATTACATTGACCGAATTATTTTACATTTTAATCTAAGGAAAAACCCTGCAAACGAAAATCAACTCGCTTTTTTTAACAAGCGAGTTGACCTTCGTTTTAATATTCGACTATATTTAGTCACCAACGTCATTTGA
- a CDS encoding collagen-binding domain-containing protein, protein MVGKNNYKTRAEKAANKKKRYALRKLSVGVASVAVGMSLALAGVNEVQAVEGENDTTDVVTDAEVDTTDETNEDVVTETPEEAVEQTVPLVEEALEEVEPTEQEEVEASTPDQGDQDVLTEEGVTPTPLGEDGQVDSTEEVVVTPDVVQGESQKVEPVEKNVQNVNVTGETETEEVVVSEPVVERHQGADREEVAINVAEKYFSDADKDDNGVILINESNTYKNTEFYKDSLFGIAGGFHLVGLDKVERNVHVNGNILANNFINGGDFGTRGVKEVSYLKTISGNAPISATPYEDSILVVGKEVKIDVIDNGNAWSIDNIKVDKPNKSNSPNSLWQDTDVEFIDFAEVEKETKELNKKLAGFKDNATTINNNDENNQEIIIGKSSDFYVYNFKKDDFKTDRPISIKGFNTEKISTLIINIDMKEMDIRDKFFVPKSIASFTDGSSISIGEVNEWSRANVIWNVYDSGESDYMYKGVIENRGAVTGSILAPDAKIILNHNLNGTVIGREIIVNGETHRDDYVLSPEEPVDPEEPVDPEEPVDPEEPTDPEEPTDPEEPTDPEEPTDPEEPVDPEEPTDPEEPTDPEEPTDPEEPVDPEEPTDPEEPADPEEPVDPEEPTDPEEPTDPEEPTDPEEPTDPEEPTDPEEPTDPEEPTDPEEPTDPEEPTDPEEPTDPEEPTDPEEPTDPEEPTDPEEPVDPEEPADPEEPTDPEEPADPEEPVDPEEPTDPEEPADPEEPTDPEEPVDPEEPADPEEPTDPEEPTDPEEPTDPEEPTDPEEPVDPEEPTDPEEPTDPEEPADPEEPVDPEEPVDPEEPVDPEEPTDPEEPTDPEEPTDPEEPTDPEEPVDPEEPTDPEPEDKPKEEEAEDGFEQTATSAIGLSLFALVGMAGVGTAVTKKKKEN, encoded by the coding sequence ATGGTAGGCAAAAATAACTATAAAACTCGTGCCGAAAAAGCAGCTAACAAAAAGAAACGTTATGCATTGAGAAAATTAAGTGTAGGCGTTGCTTCAGTAGCTGTAGGTATGTCATTAGCACTAGCTGGTGTTAATGAAGTTCAAGCAGTTGAGGGGGAAAACGATACAACAGATGTTGTAACTGACGCTGAAGTTGACACTACAGATGAAACTAATGAAGATGTAGTTACAGAAACACCAGAAGAAGCTGTTGAACAGACAGTTCCGTTAGTTGAAGAAGCACTAGAAGAAGTAGAGCCAACAGAGCAAGAAGAAGTAGAAGCCAGCACACCCGATCAAGGTGATCAAGATGTTCTAACAGAAGAAGGAGTAACACCGACTCCTCTAGGAGAAGATGGTCAAGTTGATTCAACGGAAGAAGTGGTGGTAACGCCCGATGTAGTACAAGGTGAATCCCAAAAAGTTGAACCGGTGGAAAAAAATGTCCAAAATGTGAATGTAACAGGAGAAACTGAAACTGAAGAAGTAGTTGTGAGCGAGCCTGTTGTCGAGCGCCACCAAGGGGCAGACCGTGAAGAGGTAGCTATCAACGTTGCTGAAAAGTATTTCAGTGATGCAGATAAAGATGATAACGGCGTTATTTTAATAAATGAAAGTAATACATATAAAAACACAGAATTTTATAAAGATAGCTTATTTGGTATTGCTGGTGGTTTTCATCTTGTAGGTTTAGATAAGGTGGAAAGAAATGTTCATGTAAATGGAAATATTTTAGCAAATAACTTTATTAATGGAGGCGACTTTGGAACTAGAGGTGTAAAAGAGGTCAGCTATTTAAAAACAATTTCAGGAAATGCTCCTATTAGTGCTACACCTTATGAAGATTCTATTTTAGTTGTTGGGAAAGAGGTTAAAATAGATGTAATAGATAATGGGAATGCTTGGTCTATTGACAATATTAAGGTAGATAAACCTAATAAGTCTAATAGTCCTAATTCGTTATGGCAAGATACTGATGTAGAGTTTATAGATTTTGCTGAAGTCGAAAAAGAAACTAAAGAGTTGAACAAAAAATTAGCAGGTTTTAAAGATAATGCAACTACTATTAATAATAATGATGAAAATAATCAAGAAATTATAATTGGTAAAAGTTCAGATTTCTATGTCTATAATTTCAAAAAAGATGATTTTAAAACTGATAGACCTATTAGTATTAAAGGATTTAATACAGAAAAAATATCTACACTGATTATTAACATAGATATGAAAGAAATGGATATAAGAGATAAATTTTTTGTTCCTAAATCTATTGCAAGTTTTACAGATGGTAGCTCTATAAGTATTGGTGAAGTCAATGAATGGTCTAGAGCTAACGTTATCTGGAATGTTTATGATTCAGGTGAGTCAGACTATATGTATAAAGGTGTAATAGAAAACAGAGGTGCTGTAACAGGAAGTATTTTAGCTCCGGATGCTAAAATAATTTTAAATCATAATTTAAATGGGACAGTTATAGGACGAGAGATTATAGTAAATGGTGAAACTCATAGAGATGATTATGTTCTATCACCAGAAGAGCCAGTGGACCCAGAAGAGCCAGTGGACCCAGAAGAGCCAGTGGACCCAGAAGAACCAACGGATCCAGAAGAGCCAACGGATCCAGAAGAGCCAACGGATCCAGAAGAGCCAACGGACCCAGAAGAGCCAGTGGACCCAGAAGAACCAACGGATCCAGAAGAGCCAACTGATCCAGAAGAGCCGACGGACCCAGAAGAGCCAGTGGACCCAGAAGAGCCGACGGACCCAGAAGAGCCAGCGGACCCAGAAGAGCCAGTGGACCCAGAAGAGCCAACGGATCCAGAAGAACCAACGGATCCAGAAGAACCAACGGATCCAGAAGAACCGACGGATCCAGAAGAACCGACGGATCCAGAAGAACCAACGGATCCAGAAGAGCCAACGGACCCAGAAGAGCCAACGGATCCAGAAGAACCGACAGATCCAGAAGAGCCAACTGATCCAGAAGAACCGACAGATCCAGAAGAGCCAACTGATCCAGAAGAGCCAACGGACCCAGAAGAGCCAGTGGACCCAGAAGAGCCAGCGGACCCAGAAGAGCCAACGGATCCAGAAGAGCCAGCGGACCCAGAAGAGCCAGTGGACCCAGAAGAGCCAACTGATCCAGAAGAGCCAGCGGACCCAGAAGAGCCAACGGATCCAGAAGAGCCAGTGGACCCAGAAGAGCCAGCGGACCCAGAAGAGCCAACGGATCCAGAAGAGCCAACTGATCCAGAAGAGCCAACGGACCCAGAAGAGCCAACTGATCCAGAAGAGCCAGTGGACCCAGAAGAGCCAACGGATCCAGAAGAGCCGACGGACCCAGAAGAGCCAGCGGACCCAGAAGAGCCAGTGGACCCAGAAGAGCCAGTGGACCCAGAAGAGCCAGTGGACCCAGAAGAGCCAACGGATCCAGAAGAACCGACAGATCCAGAAGAGCCAACGGATCCAGAAGAGCCAACGGATCCAGAAGAGCCAGTGGACCCAGAAGAGCCAACGGATCCAGAACCGGAAGATAAACCGAAAGAAGAAGAAGCAGAAGATGGCTTCGAACAAACAGCTACATCGGCTATTGGTCTTAGTTTATTCGCATTAGTGGGGATGGCTGGAGTTGGAACCGCTGTAACGAAGAAGAAAAAAGAAAATTAG
- the rlmH gene encoding 23S rRNA (pseudouridine(1915)-N(3))-methyltransferase RlmH, with amino-acid sequence MLIKIISVGKLKEKYLKQGIEEYSKRLSRYTKIEIIEVKDEPTKENASESEDEMVKDAEGERILNKIKPDDYVYLLAINGQMLSSPELAKSMQSQMTRGKSTLVFVIGGSLGTSSAVNQRANQAVSFGKMTLPHQLMRLVLTEQIYRAFRIQNNEPYHK; translated from the coding sequence ATGTTAATTAAAATTATCTCAGTTGGTAAATTGAAAGAAAAGTACCTAAAACAAGGCATTGAAGAGTATAGCAAGCGCCTTTCGCGCTATACAAAGATTGAAATTATTGAAGTGAAAGACGAACCAACAAAAGAAAACGCTAGTGAATCGGAAGATGAAATGGTGAAGGATGCGGAAGGTGAACGTATCTTGAATAAAATAAAACCGGATGATTATGTTTATCTGCTAGCAATTAACGGACAAATGCTGTCCTCACCAGAATTAGCTAAATCGATGCAGAGTCAAATGACCCGAGGGAAATCAACTTTAGTTTTTGTGATTGGTGGATCCTTAGGTACGAGTAGTGCAGTCAACCAGCGGGCAAATCAAGCTGTTTCTTTTGGCAAAATGACCTTACCTCATCAGTTGATGCGATTGGTCTTAACAGAACAAATTTATCGCGCCTTTAGAATACAAAATAATGAGCCATACCACAAATAG
- a CDS encoding IS30 family transposase, whose protein sequence is MTKNNCITEKRTFKQLTDIQRGMLEQMAKSGTYKQAEMARELGVSQPTVSRELKRGRTRQLDYKRNYYEQYIAASGARVYKENRENSHARDHNKYSAAFLAALPENLAPKKGLRIHSVDTFVHSYRKLHPDERVPCTKTVYALINAAVLPIRNIDLPMKTRMRPRKTTVSEPKGHNAKHLGRSIEDRSPEVLSREEFGHWEVDLVLGKKTKNEPVIITMVERKTRYCLTKKVWGKGAALVQKGVLDLMKKQGLEQFKSLTNDNGSEFSSLSLIESIAEDVQVFFTHAYASWEKGTNERHNRMLREFIPKGVTLRPLSYSYLLEVTDTINHRPRKIMGYTTPAERLQEELADLQAA, encoded by the coding sequence ATGACCAAAAATAATTGTATCACAGAAAAGCGCACCTTCAAACAACTTACTGACATCCAACGCGGAATGCTGGAACAGATGGCGAAAAGCGGCACCTATAAACAAGCTGAAATGGCGCGAGAATTAGGGGTCAGCCAACCCACTGTTTCTCGTGAGTTGAAACGCGGTAGAACGCGCCAGCTTGACTATAAGCGCAATTATTACGAGCAGTATATTGCCGCCTCAGGCGCACGGGTTTATAAAGAAAATCGTGAGAACTCGCATGCGCGGGATCATAATAAATATTCTGCGGCTTTCCTTGCTGCCTTACCTGAAAATCTAGCACCCAAGAAAGGGTTGCGGATTCATAGTGTGGATACTTTTGTACACTCTTATAGAAAGTTGCACCCTGACGAACGCGTACCATGCACGAAGACCGTTTACGCTTTGATAAATGCTGCCGTACTTCCAATCCGTAATATCGATTTGCCTATGAAGACTAGGATGCGGCCACGAAAAACAACCGTTTCTGAACCTAAAGGTCATAACGCTAAACACTTGGGACGCAGTATCGAAGATCGCTCTCCAGAAGTACTCTCGAGGGAAGAATTTGGGCATTGGGAAGTCGATTTAGTATTAGGTAAGAAAACAAAAAATGAGCCTGTCATCATCACTATGGTTGAACGGAAAACACGCTACTGCCTCACTAAGAAAGTTTGGGGAAAAGGCGCAGCGCTGGTTCAAAAAGGCGTGCTTGACTTGATGAAAAAACAGGGGCTAGAACAGTTCAAGTCACTCACAAATGATAACGGCTCTGAGTTTTCAAGTCTGTCTCTTATCGAAAGCATCGCTGAAGACGTTCAGGTTTTCTTTACTCATGCGTATGCTTCTTGGGAGAAAGGAACGAACGAAAGGCATAACCGCATGCTCCGAGAATTTATCCCAAAGGGAGTCACTCTGCGTCCATTGTCCTATTCGTATTTACTGGAAGTAACCGATACGATCAACCACAGACCAAGAAAAATAATGGGCTATACAACACCTGCAGAACGCCTTCAGGAAGAACTGGCCGATTTACAAGCAGCTTAA